The DNA window ATCTGCTGGCCGCCCTGCCAGTCGACATCGAACAGCGTGTCGCGGCCTTCCTCCATCGCGGCCTCGACCGGCGCGCGCGGAGAGCCGTAGAGATTGCCGAACACCTCGGCATGTTCCAGCATCTGCCCCTGCGCGACCAGCGCGCGGAAATCCTCATGGGTGGTGAAATAGTAATGCTGCCCGTCCACCTCGCCCGGACGCGGGGGCCGGGTCGTGGCCGACACGGAAAAGCGCAGACTGGGGTCCCAGTCCATCAGCCGCCGTGCCAGGGTGGACTTGCCCGCGCCCGAGGGCGAAGACAGGATGATCAGCAACCCGGTGCGGTCCATCGGCATTTTCCCCAAGCGTCAGCGTCGTTTGACGGGGATGGACCAGCGGCGGCAGGGGGTCAAGTGCCGACGCCGGGCCGGCGCGCACGGGCGTGTCGCCGAGGGTGCGGTCGCGCGATTGTCTTAACCATTCGTCAGGAAAGATCTGGGCGGCGCGGCGCGCGATGCGATATGCTGGCGCGAACGGCAGGGGCGGATCAGCATCCGCGTGGCCGGAAAATGGATCAAACGGGGTTGTCGAACGTGCCCGACGGTCAAGACGATGACAGCACGGCGCACGGCCCGCCACAGAAGGCCACCGGCCGGCTTTTGCGGCTGGCCGATTTCGACCGCGACCGGCCGGCCCGCATCGCCGCCGGGATGCGCGCTTATTGGCAGGAACT is part of the Paracoccus stylophorae genome and encodes:
- the gmk gene encoding guanylate kinase: MDRTGLLIILSSPSGAGKSTLARRLMDWDPSLRFSVSATTRPPRPGEVDGQHYYFTTHEDFRALVAQGQMLEHAEVFGNLYGSPRAPVEAAMEEGRDTLFDVDWQGGQQIRASPLGGHVVSIFVLPPSLPELERRLRGRGQDSDAVIAGRMLKSRAEISHWAEYDYVLINDDLDETDARLRAILTAERLRRDRQGGLGAFVKRLMEEESA